Proteins encoded in a region of the Bacillus sp. T3 genome:
- a CDS encoding L-threonylcarbamoyladenylate synthase — protein MKTHVWSVDNFVDKLESYPQITQAATLLKNNEVVAFPTETVYGLGGNAESDEAVAKIFGAKGRPADNPLIIHIAETAQLEAFTSGIPQSAAILMETFWPGPLTIVLKKKEGKLSELATAGLSTVAVRMPAHPLALALIKQSGLPIAAPSANVSGKPSPTLARHVEEDLTGKIAGIVDGGPTGVGLESTVIDCTEVVPVILRPGGITKEQIEEVIGKVSVDPALKNAEATPKSPGMKYRHYAPNAPLFLVNGSHAFLQKLVTEQQAEGKKVGILTTEEAVHDYQADLILACGQRNKLETVATSLYDTLRSFNDAEIDVIFSEIFPEEGVGQAIMNRLSKAAANQVITE, from the coding sequence ATGAAAACTCATGTTTGGTCAGTGGATAATTTTGTGGATAAGCTTGAAAGTTACCCACAAATTACACAGGCAGCAACTCTTTTAAAAAATAATGAAGTCGTCGCATTTCCGACCGAAACGGTATATGGACTCGGTGGCAATGCTGAGAGCGATGAGGCCGTCGCGAAAATATTTGGTGCAAAAGGCCGTCCCGCAGACAATCCGTTAATTATTCACATAGCAGAAACCGCCCAATTAGAGGCATTCACAAGCGGCATCCCACAATCTGCAGCCATCTTAATGGAAACATTTTGGCCAGGTCCATTAACGATTGTTTTAAAAAAGAAGGAAGGCAAGCTGTCGGAACTGGCGACTGCTGGCTTATCAACGGTTGCCGTGCGCATGCCGGCACATCCGCTTGCACTCGCCTTAATTAAGCAATCTGGCTTGCCCATCGCAGCACCAAGTGCCAATGTTTCCGGCAAACCTAGCCCGACGTTGGCGCGCCATGTTGAAGAGGATTTAACCGGGAAAATCGCCGGTATCGTCGATGGTGGTCCAACCGGTGTCGGGCTCGAATCAACTGTAATTGATTGCACCGAAGTAGTACCGGTCATACTGCGTCCAGGTGGAATAACAAAGGAACAGATCGAAGAGGTAATCGGTAAAGTATCCGTTGACCCCGCTTTGAAAAATGCAGAAGCAACTCCGAAATCACCTGGGATGAAATACCGCCATTATGCACCAAACGCTCCGTTGTTTTTAGTAAATGGCAGCCATGCCTTTCTGCAAAAACTCGTTACTGAACAACAGGCTGAGGGCAAGAAGGTCGGGATTCTAACAACGGAAGAGGCCGTCCATGACTACCAGGCAGATCTAATTCTGGCCTGTGGGCAACGTAATAAGCTCGAGACTGTGGCAACTTCCCTTTATGATACGTTACGCTCATTCAATGATGCTGAAATAGACGTCATTTTTAGCGAAATCTTTCCAGAAGAAGGGGTCGGCCAAGCGATCATGAACCGTCTTAGCAAAGCTGCGGCAAATCAAGTAATTACAGAATAG
- a CDS encoding low molecular weight protein arginine phosphatase: MRILFVCTGNTCRSPMAEAILKSKTIDGVEVKSAGVFAMNGSPASAHARTVLGENNIPEAHRSTMLTEAEMSWATFVFTMTEGHKAAVISQYPDASNKTYTLKEFAENNAGSKDIVDPYGGSLELYRKTFNDLHSTIEKIIARIESEHGFY; the protein is encoded by the coding sequence ATGCGAATACTATTTGTTTGTACCGGTAATACCTGTCGCAGTCCGATGGCAGAAGCTATTTTAAAAAGCAAAACAATTGATGGCGTAGAAGTCAAATCTGCTGGCGTCTTTGCAATGAACGGCAGCCCAGCATCGGCTCACGCCCGGACCGTCCTCGGCGAAAACAATATTCCAGAGGCGCACCGCTCGACGATGCTGACTGAAGCAGAGATGAGTTGGGCAACCTTTGTGTTTACCATGACAGAGGGGCACAAAGCCGCTGTTATCAGTCAATATCCTGATGCTTCTAATAAAACTTATACGCTAAAAGAATTTGCTGAGAACAATGCTGGAAGCAAAGATATCGTCGACCCTTACGGTGGTTCACTCGAGCTCTATCGCAAAACCTTTAATGATCTTCACAGCACGATTGAAAAGATCATTGCCCGTATCGAGTCTGAACACGGTTTTTACTAA
- the rpiB gene encoding ribose 5-phosphate isomerase B, with amino-acid sequence MKVAIASDHGGLNLREEIKNLLEEMGIEFQDFGCDCNTSVDYPDYAFPVAEKVAAGEFDRGILICGTGIGMSIAANKVKGIRCALVHDVFSAIATRQHNDTNMLAMGERVIGPGLAREIAKHWLTTEFEGGRHANRINKITTVENGQ; translated from the coding sequence ATGAAAGTAGCAATTGCATCAGATCATGGCGGCCTCAACCTACGTGAAGAAATAAAAAATTTATTGGAAGAAATGGGTATCGAATTTCAAGATTTCGGCTGTGATTGCAATACATCTGTTGACTACCCTGATTACGCATTTCCAGTGGCCGAAAAAGTAGCGGCAGGTGAATTCGACCGCGGAATCCTTATTTGCGGAACAGGAATTGGAATGAGTATTGCGGCGAACAAAGTGAAGGGTATTCGCTGTGCGCTAGTTCATGACGTATTCAGCGCAATCGCGACTCGTCAGCACAACGACACCAATATGCTTGCAATGGGCGAACGCGTTATCGGTCCAGGACTTGCTCGCGAAATCGCCAAACATTGGTTAACAACGGAGTTCGAAGGTGGACGCCACGCGAACCGAATTAACAAAATTACGACTGTTGAAAACGGGCAATAA
- a CDS encoding TIGR01440 family protein — MTIQIWETELDEILDQFFGQIELKSTSLVIVGCSTSEVIGQKIGTAGSADVAQMIFKILTKYQAQIGFELAFQCCEHLNRALVVEQKTASLRALEEVSVIPVKSAGGAMATYAFEHMDSPVMVETVQADAGIDIGETMIGMHLKRVAVPVRTEQRTVGSARVTLAKTRPKLIGGQRAVYERNTDNTQCH; from the coding sequence ATGACTATACAAATATGGGAAACTGAATTAGATGAAATACTAGACCAGTTTTTTGGCCAAATCGAATTAAAATCAACTAGCTTGGTGATTGTCGGTTGCAGCACGAGCGAAGTAATTGGCCAGAAAATTGGCACAGCCGGTTCCGCTGATGTGGCTCAAATGATTTTTAAAATCTTAACAAAATATCAGGCGCAAATCGGTTTTGAACTCGCCTTCCAATGCTGTGAACATTTGAATCGAGCGTTGGTGGTCGAGCAGAAAACGGCGTCGCTACGGGCGCTTGAAGAGGTTTCCGTCATTCCGGTGAAATCTGCCGGTGGAGCAATGGCCACCTACGCCTTTGAACACATGGACAGCCCAGTGATGGTTGAGACTGTCCAAGCCGATGCCGGCATCGACATCGGTGAAACCATGATCGGTATGCACCTAAAGCGTGTCGCCGTTCCTGTCCGAACCGAGCAACGTACAGTGGGCAGTGCGCGCGTTACCCTCGCCAAAACTAGACCGAAACTAATCGGCGGGCAGCGTGCAGTTTACGAACGTAATACAGACAATACACAGTGTCATTAA
- the glyA gene encoding serine hydroxymethyltransferase: protein MKKLALQDEQVYQAIQKELGRQRNNIELIASENFVSEAVMEAQGSVLTNKYAEGYPGKRYYGGCEFVDVAEDIARDRAKQIFGAEHVNVQPHSGAQANMAVYYAILQHGDTVLGMNLSMGGHLTHGSPVNFSGIQFNFIEYGVDKETHYIDYEDVRAKALEHKPKLIVAGASAYPREIDFAKFREIADEVGAYLMVDMAHIAGLVAAGLHPSPVPYAEFVTTTTHKTLRGPRGGMILCREEFAKAIDKTIFPGVQGGPLMHVIAAKAVAFGEALQDSFKDYAQNIIANAARLAAGLQKEGINLVSGGTDNHLLLVDLQSLDLTGKVAEHVLDEIGITVNKNTIPYDPKSPFVTSGIRIGTAAATSRGFGLEEMDEIASIIALALKNHEDEAKLAEAKQRVSDLTAKFPLYPEY from the coding sequence ATGAAGAAATTGGCTCTTCAAGACGAACAAGTATACCAAGCAATCCAAAAAGAATTAGGCCGCCAGCGCAATAACATCGAATTAATTGCTTCTGAAAACTTTGTTAGTGAAGCGGTTATGGAAGCGCAAGGATCTGTACTTACAAACAAATATGCAGAAGGTTACCCTGGTAAACGTTACTATGGTGGCTGTGAATTCGTTGACGTAGCAGAAGATATCGCTCGCGATCGTGCGAAGCAAATCTTTGGCGCTGAACATGTTAACGTTCAACCACACTCAGGTGCACAAGCGAACATGGCAGTTTACTATGCTATCCTTCAGCATGGTGATACTGTTCTTGGTATGAACCTTTCAATGGGTGGTCACTTAACACATGGTAGCCCAGTTAACTTCAGTGGAATTCAATTTAACTTCATTGAGTACGGTGTAGACAAAGAAACTCACTATATCGACTATGAAGATGTTCGTGCAAAAGCTCTTGAGCACAAGCCAAAGCTAATTGTTGCTGGTGCGAGCGCGTACCCACGCGAAATTGATTTCGCGAAATTCCGTGAAATCGCTGATGAAGTGGGCGCTTACCTAATGGTGGACATGGCTCACATCGCTGGTCTTGTAGCAGCTGGCCTACACCCAAGCCCAGTACCATATGCAGAATTTGTTACAACAACTACTCACAAAACACTTCGTGGACCACGTGGTGGGATGATCCTTTGCCGTGAAGAATTTGCAAAAGCAATCGACAAAACGATCTTCCCTGGCGTTCAAGGCGGTCCGTTAATGCACGTAATCGCAGCAAAAGCTGTAGCATTCGGTGAAGCACTTCAAGATAGCTTCAAGGATTATGCGCAAAATATCATTGCCAACGCTGCTCGCTTAGCTGCTGGCTTACAAAAAGAAGGTATTAACCTAGTTTCTGGCGGAACTGATAACCACCTTTTACTAGTAGATTTACAGTCACTTGATTTAACAGGTAAAGTGGCCGAGCACGTTCTAGACGAAATCGGAATCACTGTTAACAAAAATACAATTCCTTATGATCCAAAAAGCCCATTCGTAACAAGCGGTATCCGTATTGGTACAGCTGCAGCGACATCACGTGGCTTTGGCTTAGAGGAAATGGACGAAATTGCTTCCATCATTGCCTTGGCATTGAAAAATCACGAAGATGAAGCAAAATTAGCGGAAGCAAAACAACGCGTTTCTGATCTAACAGCAAAATTCCCGCTTTACCCAGAATATTAA
- the upp gene encoding uracil phosphoribosyltransferase, which translates to MAKVYVFDHPLIQHKLTYIREKSTGTKEFRELVDEVATLMAFEITRDLPLEDIEIETPVSMTKSKVLSGKKLGLVPILRAGIGMVDGILKLIPAAKVGHIGLYRDPETLKPVEYYIKLPSDVEERDFIVVDPMLATGGSAIEAIHSLKKRGAKHIKFMCLIAAPEGVDALKEAHPDVDIFIAALDEKLNDHGYIVPGLGDAGDRLFGTK; encoded by the coding sequence TTGGCTAAAGTATACGTTTTCGACCATCCACTCATCCAGCATAAGCTTACATACATCCGCGAGAAATCAACAGGTACAAAGGAATTCCGCGAGTTAGTAGATGAAGTTGCTACCCTTATGGCGTTTGAAATCACTCGTGATTTACCGCTTGAGGACATCGAAATCGAAACACCAGTCAGCATGACAAAATCAAAAGTTTTATCTGGTAAAAAATTAGGTCTTGTGCCAATTTTACGTGCAGGAATTGGTATGGTAGATGGGATTTTAAAATTAATCCCAGCTGCAAAGGTTGGCCATATTGGTCTTTACCGTGATCCAGAAACCCTAAAGCCAGTTGAATATTACATCAAGCTCCCTAGCGATGTAGAAGAGCGCGATTTCATCGTTGTTGATCCAATGCTAGCAACAGGCGGTTCGGCAATTGAAGCAATCCACTCTCTGAAAAAACGCGGCGCAAAGCACATTAAATTCATGTGTCTAATTGCAGCTCCAGAAGGCGTTGACGCATTGAAGGAAGCTCATCCCGATGTTGACATTTTCATCGCAGCTCTTGATGAAAAGTTGAACGACCACGGCTACATCGTACCAGGACTAGGTGACGCAGGTGACCGTTTGTTCGGCACAAAATAA
- a CDS encoding acetyl-CoA C-acetyltransferase: MREVVIVSAVRTPIGSFMGTLSNTPATELGAIVIKEAINRACLQGNQVDEVIMGNILQAGLGQGPARQAALKAGLPIEVTSMAINKLCGSGLKAVHLAAQAIQTGDAEIVVAGGMENMSLSPYLLPKGRTGYRMGEGKVLDSMIEDGLQCAINSYHMGVTAENIAQQYGISRSEQDEFAAWSQQKADAAIKEGKFKAEIVPVMISQRKGDPICFDTDEFPRAGVTATQLAKLKPAFKKDGTVTAGNASGINDGAAALVLMSREKANELGIQPMAVLRGNGTAGVDPSVMGIGPIPATKKALARAGLSIGDIDLVEANEAFAAQSIAVGRGLEISNDKLNVNGGAIALGHPIGASGARVLVTLLHEMKRRNSKYGLATLCIGGGLGIASIVENEK; encoded by the coding sequence ATGAGAGAAGTAGTGATTGTAAGTGCGGTCCGCACACCAATTGGGAGTTTTATGGGGACATTAAGCAACACACCTGCAACCGAGCTAGGAGCAATTGTAATTAAAGAAGCGATCAATCGCGCATGTTTACAAGGGAATCAAGTGGATGAAGTCATTATGGGGAACATACTCCAAGCCGGACTTGGACAAGGTCCTGCACGCCAAGCGGCCTTGAAAGCAGGCTTACCAATCGAAGTCACTTCAATGGCGATTAACAAACTGTGTGGTTCAGGATTAAAAGCTGTCCACCTCGCTGCACAAGCAATTCAAACGGGTGACGCTGAGATTGTGGTAGCCGGTGGAATGGAAAATATGAGTCTATCTCCATATTTGTTGCCAAAAGGACGGACAGGCTATCGCATGGGTGAAGGAAAAGTTCTCGACAGTATGATTGAGGATGGTCTGCAATGTGCGATCAATTCTTATCATATGGGCGTTACAGCCGAAAATATTGCACAACAATACGGAATTTCACGGAGTGAGCAGGATGAGTTTGCAGCGTGGAGCCAGCAAAAAGCGGATGCAGCAATAAAGGAAGGGAAATTTAAAGCTGAAATTGTCCCTGTCATGATTTCACAACGAAAAGGCGATCCGATTTGCTTCGATACGGATGAATTTCCGCGTGCAGGAGTGACTGCAACACAACTGGCCAAGCTTAAGCCTGCCTTTAAGAAGGATGGGACGGTTACAGCAGGAAATGCTTCGGGAATTAATGACGGGGCTGCGGCATTAGTACTCATGAGTCGAGAAAAAGCAAATGAATTGGGCATTCAACCAATGGCGGTACTACGTGGCAATGGTACAGCCGGAGTGGATCCATCGGTCATGGGAATTGGACCGATTCCTGCAACTAAAAAAGCATTGGCTAGAGCTGGTCTGTCGATTGGTGATATTGATTTGGTCGAGGCAAATGAGGCGTTTGCGGCCCAATCGATTGCAGTTGGTCGTGGCCTGGAAATTTCGAACGACAAGCTAAATGTTAATGGAGGCGCAATTGCTCTTGGTCATCCGATTGGTGCAAGTGGTGCTCGCGTGCTAGTTACGCTATTGCATGAAATGAAACGTCGTAATTCTAAGTACGGTCTAGCAACTCTCTGTATTGGCGGCGGTTTGGGAATTGCTAGTATTGTCGAGAACGAAAAATAG
- a CDS encoding sigma-54 interaction domain-containing protein — protein MTIGIEEIPKKWLEEMINQLAEHIVVVDRVGIIRYINSAYCEFLGTTVNHAVGQPVQEIIENTRLHIVSQTGKAELAAFQPINGSEMIANRYPLIIDGELVGAIGTVMFRNPDELRMYKDKIEHLVDELNFYKTKVGKELKSKYNFDDLIGNSLLFQMAKSLAKRVSRSKSSVLLIGESGTGKELFAQAIHNNSSRAFHPFVPINCTSIPEHLLEAELFGYEDGSFTCAKKGGKKGIFQIANNGTIFLDEVGDMPLSMQSKLLRALQEKEIRPVGGRKAIPIDVRIIAATHRDLEKMVKEGKFRQDLYYRLNVIKIDIPPLRNRTEDIELLSKKLIEKLEKKFYRKGTSLSDEVLTKLKHHSWPGNIRELENVLERAINVLNGVIIEPIHLPLYIRDLEPEMVDECEGQLEQRAPLFQEMPFEGEPVKPLKETLALVEKQAILQALTAAAGNKLEAAKLLQIGKTRFYEKCKIYDIK, from the coding sequence ATGACCATCGGCATTGAAGAAATACCTAAAAAATGGCTCGAAGAAATGATCAATCAATTAGCTGAGCATATCGTAGTGGTCGATCGTGTAGGAATCATTCGATATATTAATTCGGCTTATTGTGAGTTTTTGGGAACGACTGTAAACCATGCCGTTGGCCAGCCTGTTCAAGAAATCATTGAAAATACACGACTTCACATCGTTTCACAAACAGGGAAGGCAGAGTTAGCTGCATTTCAACCAATCAACGGCAGCGAAATGATTGCGAATCGCTACCCGCTCATCATCGATGGTGAACTAGTAGGCGCAATTGGTACGGTAATGTTCCGCAACCCTGATGAATTAAGAATGTACAAGGACAAAATTGAACATCTCGTAGACGAGCTTAATTTTTATAAAACAAAGGTTGGCAAAGAACTCAAAAGTAAATATAATTTCGATGATTTAATCGGCAACAGCTTACTTTTTCAAATGGCGAAGAGTCTGGCAAAAAGAGTATCGCGCAGTAAGTCCTCAGTGCTACTGATTGGTGAATCGGGAACAGGAAAGGAATTATTTGCGCAAGCAATACATAACAATAGCTCCCGGGCATTCCATCCATTCGTGCCGATTAACTGTACATCGATTCCAGAGCATTTATTGGAGGCTGAGCTGTTTGGTTATGAGGACGGTTCGTTTACCTGTGCGAAAAAGGGTGGTAAGAAGGGAATATTCCAAATCGCTAATAACGGTACGATCTTCCTCGACGAAGTGGGCGATATGCCCCTTTCGATGCAAAGCAAGCTGTTACGAGCTTTGCAGGAAAAAGAAATCCGGCCTGTCGGTGGAAGAAAGGCTATCCCCATCGATGTTCGCATTATCGCCGCAACCCATCGGGACCTTGAAAAAATGGTTAAGGAAGGGAAGTTCCGGCAAGACCTGTATTACCGCTTGAACGTCATAAAAATCGATATTCCCCCACTGCGAAATCGAACGGAAGATATCGAGTTACTTTCGAAAAAACTAATCGAAAAGCTTGAAAAGAAGTTTTACCGCAAAGGAACTAGTCTATCTGATGAGGTATTGACCAAGCTTAAGCACCATTCGTGGCCAGGTAATATTCGTGAGCTCGAGAATGTCCTCGAGCGGGCGATTAATGTGTTGAATGGTGTGATAATCGAACCGATTCATTTGCCGCTTTATATTCGGGATTTGGAGCCGGAGATGGTGGATGAGTGCGAGGGGCAGCTCGAGCAAAGAGCTCCGCTGTTTCAAGAAATGCCATTCGAAGGCGAGCCCGTTAAGCCGTTAAAAGAAACACTGGCGCTCGTGGAAAAACAAGCAATCCTCCAGGCGCTCACGGCTGCAGCAGGAAATAAGCTCGAGGCCGCCAAACTATTGCAAATAGGCAAAACACGTTTCTATGAAAAATGCAAAATTTACGATATTAAATAG
- a CDS encoding nuclease-related domain-containing protein, whose translation MNEVLVRQIPQIVHEIDAVLRRMHPSNPKRSILEELRRNFMSGYNGEKQIDYYLKNLKKENCFIFAGIRLELDGQAFQIDTLIVTPFFILIIESKNIAWNPNF comes from the coding sequence TTGAATGAAGTATTAGTACGTCAAATCCCGCAAATCGTCCATGAAATCGATGCAGTACTACGTAGAATGCACCCCTCTAACCCCAAACGCTCCATTTTAGAAGAACTAAGACGGAATTTCATGTCAGGTTACAACGGAGAGAAACAAATAGACTACTATCTAAAAAACCTAAAAAAGGAAAATTGTTTTATTTTTGCGGGAATCCGCCTCGAACTGGATGGCCAAGCTTTCCAAATTGACACTCTGATCGTTACTCCATTTTTTATCCTCATCATAGAATCCAAAAATATCGCCTGGAATCCTAACTTTTGA
- a CDS encoding S8 family peptidase encodes MRKLLSVLIVFIFLMNYFPANKAQAYRLSHPPLPAESSQTKKIAIVTLGGPHEPKDILAKFPELKLRYVFKYALVGFSVEGPAQSLQALSKHADIINVSLVNSYKVEDVPLHTIQPISPIKEIKINPGEKSDKNDGAGQSGDTNQPNSPEQPSDSDQPSQSNTTQPSASTKESQSSEPPPTDANLEIIGADRARSHFDANNERLTGKGVTVGVIDTGIDYSHPDLKSNFKGGHDFVDSDRDPMETKGTNGLGTIHGTHVAGIIAANGKIKGVAPEAEIIAYRALGPGGSGTTEQVIAAIDQAIKDKVDILNLSLGNSVNGPDLPISLALNKAVEHGITAVTSSGNSGPNRWTVGSPGTAAKAISVGASTPPQQIPYLQINGNETIRMEPMQGSVRWNSAIAEEIIYGGLGQPGTSYRLPILRGKSYF; translated from the coding sequence ATGCGAAAACTTCTTTCTGTCCTTATCGTATTTATTTTCCTAATGAATTATTTCCCGGCAAATAAGGCACAAGCATACAGGCTAAGCCATCCTCCGCTGCCTGCTGAATCGTCACAAACGAAGAAAATCGCCATCGTTACTCTCGGCGGGCCGCATGAACCAAAGGACATTCTGGCAAAATTCCCTGAGCTTAAATTAAGATATGTTTTCAAGTATGCCTTAGTCGGTTTTTCCGTTGAAGGCCCAGCGCAGTCCCTACAGGCGTTAAGTAAACATGCTGATATTATCAACGTTTCACTAGTTAATAGTTATAAGGTTGAAGACGTGCCACTTCATACAATTCAACCAATTTCACCGATAAAAGAAATCAAAATTAACCCAGGTGAAAAATCTGACAAAAATGACGGAGCTGGGCAATCAGGTGACACCAATCAACCAAATAGTCCGGAACAACCCAGTGACTCCGACCAACCAAGTCAATCCAACACCACTCAACCAAGCGCTTCCACAAAAGAGTCACAATCTAGCGAGCCACCCCCAACGGATGCCAACCTTGAAATCATTGGGGCAGACAGGGCGCGGAGTCATTTTGATGCCAACAACGAGCGCTTAACTGGAAAGGGCGTGACTGTTGGGGTGATTGACACAGGCATCGATTATAGCCATCCGGATTTGAAAAGTAATTTTAAAGGGGGACATGATTTTGTCGACTCGGATAGGGATCCGATGGAAACGAAGGGGACAAATGGATTAGGCACCATTCATGGTACACATGTTGCTGGAATTATTGCTGCGAACGGGAAAATTAAAGGAGTGGCGCCCGAGGCAGAAATAATTGCCTATCGTGCACTTGGACCTGGAGGAAGCGGAACGACTGAGCAGGTGATTGCCGCAATCGATCAAGCGATTAAGGATAAAGTAGATATATTGAATCTTTCGCTTGGTAACAGTGTTAACGGCCCGGATCTGCCGATCAGTCTTGCGCTTAACAAAGCTGTTGAGCATGGAATCACGGCTGTAACCTCATCTGGGAATTCAGGACCGAATCGCTGGACAGTAGGGTCACCTGGGACAGCTGCTAAAGCCATTTCCGTTGGGGCATCAACGCCGCCGCAGCAAATACCGTATCTTCAGATCAACGGCAACGAAACGATTAGGATGGAACCGATGCAAGGGTCAGTTCGCTGGAATTCCGCTATAGCTGAAGAAATTATCTACGGCGGGCTTGGTCAACCTGGAACGAGTTACAGGCTGCCCATACTAAGGGGAAAATCGTACTTCTAG
- a CDS encoding S8 family serine peptidase — MKNIKQINARTILIEESDILADFSSRGPVTVTWDIKPDVVAPGVAINSTIPGGYLQLQGTSMAAPHVAGACALIKQAHPDWSPEQIKASLMNTAKPIKSHNGTPYKTYEQGAGRIQPIEAIKAETLVIPSSLQFGKFKLAEQHHQHRALMTIKNISTSKRDYYFTIPKRIHGIDWELPLSFSLKPNEEKQLTVRMTIQPEHFKNKIHDGYLELNEGEHKIRIPYLYVLEEPDYPRVMGFEMGIGDKVQTYRYEVYLPGGADEFGIALFEPGSHHFVGFLDWERNVGKGTLEKEISEDKLPEAGLYIAKVFAKKGGKEDMIEAVVEIMSKNQDKS; from the coding sequence TTGAAGAACATTAAGCAAATTAATGCGCGGACCATATTAATAGAAGAAAGTGATATATTAGCGGACTTTAGTTCTCGGGGACCCGTTACGGTTACATGGGATATTAAGCCTGATGTGGTCGCGCCGGGAGTGGCGATTAACAGCACGATTCCTGGCGGTTATCTCCAATTACAGGGGACGAGCATGGCTGCACCTCATGTGGCTGGAGCCTGTGCTCTTATAAAGCAGGCCCACCCAGATTGGAGCCCAGAACAAATCAAGGCCTCCTTGATGAATACAGCCAAACCGATCAAAAGTCATAATGGCACACCATATAAAACATATGAGCAGGGAGCAGGGAGAATTCAGCCAATCGAAGCAATAAAGGCTGAAACGCTCGTCATACCAAGTTCGCTACAGTTTGGAAAATTTAAACTAGCTGAACAGCACCATCAGCATAGAGCACTGATGACAATAAAAAATATAAGCACAAGCAAACGTGATTATTATTTTACAATACCAAAACGAATACACGGGATTGATTGGGAGCTCCCGCTTTCATTCAGTCTGAAACCAAATGAAGAAAAGCAATTAACAGTGAGGATGACAATTCAACCTGAGCATTTTAAGAATAAGATTCATGATGGGTACTTAGAGCTGAATGAAGGGGAGCATAAAATAAGAATTCCGTATTTATATGTGCTTGAGGAGCCAGATTATCCACGCGTGATGGGATTTGAGATGGGAATAGGTGATAAGGTGCAGACGTATCGCTATGAGGTTTATTTGCCAGGAGGAGCGGACGAATTTGGAATTGCTCTGTTCGAACCAGGATCCCACCATTTTGTTGGTTTCTTGGACTGGGAACGTAATGTCGGTAAGGGTACATTGGAAAAAGAAATAAGTGAGGATAAGCTGCCAGAGGCTGGTTTGTATATTGCAAAGGTGTTTGCTAAAAAAGGAGGAAAGGAGGATATGATCGAAGCGGTAGTGGAAATCATGTCGAAAAACCAAGATAAATCATAG
- a CDS encoding AtpZ/AtpI family protein has protein sequence MSQKNRRPFQAMALMSGILSSLVGSILVGIFSGRALDKWVGTEPLFLIIGLMLGLAAGIYAMLRLINQFFSGDN, from the coding sequence ATGAGTCAAAAAAACCGTCGCCCATTCCAAGCAATGGCATTAATGTCTGGGATACTTTCATCATTAGTCGGATCGATTCTAGTTGGAATATTTTCCGGGAGAGCCCTTGACAAGTGGGTAGGAACAGAGCCTTTGTTTCTCATTATTGGATTGATGCTCGGATTGGCTGCAGGGATTTATGCAATGCTCCGCCTCATCAATCAATTCTTCTCAGGAGATAACTAG
- a CDS encoding ATP synthase subunit I, protein MSEIKLMFMRQRKYIFFLLALYSLGWGFTTYKAVFLGLFLGTSLSVFNLWLMVRKTDKFGDAVLQGKKVRSLGSFSRMATAALAVMIALEYPDSFHLISVVLGLMTSYIVIMIDFFLQSVHSHK, encoded by the coding sequence ATGTCAGAGATTAAATTAATGTTTATGCGTCAAAGGAAGTACATATTTTTTTTACTGGCATTATACAGTTTAGGCTGGGGTTTCACTACATATAAAGCTGTTTTTTTAGGCTTATTTCTTGGTACAAGCTTAAGCGTATTTAATTTGTGGTTAATGGTAAGAAAAACAGACAAGTTTGGTGACGCTGTTTTACAAGGGAAAAAGGTGCGCTCGCTCGGATCGTTTTCGCGAATGGCAACCGCAGCACTGGCTGTTATGATTGCTCTAGAATATCCTGATTCATTTCACCTTATTTCTGTAGTACTGGGACTAATGACATCCTATATTGTCATTATGATAGATTTTTTTCTTCAATCTGTTCATTCACATAAATAG
- the atpE gene encoding F0F1 ATP synthase subunit C: MGLLAAAIAIGLAALGAGIGNGLIVSRTVEGIARQPEARGMLQTTMFIGVALVEAIPIIAVVIAFMVQGQ, from the coding sequence ATGGGTCTTTTAGCAGCAGCAATCGCAATTGGTTTAGCAGCACTAGGTGCTGGTATCGGTAACGGTCTTATCGTATCTCGTACAGTAGAAGGTATCGCTCGTCAACCGGAAGCACGTGGTATGCTTCAAACTACAATGTTCATCGGGGTAGCGTTAGTTGAAGCGATTCCTATCATCGCGGTTGTTATCGCGTTCATGGTTCAAGGTCAATAA